From Cygnus atratus isolate AKBS03 ecotype Queensland, Australia chromosome 1, CAtr_DNAZoo_HiC_assembly, whole genome shotgun sequence, the proteins below share one genomic window:
- the CD58 gene encoding lymphocyte function-associated antigen 3 isoform X4 → MKLVALRGLEKLLVIGSFLAHIYCEEEVFGISGENFTFPVKSDKKINEAIWTKNKDKVAEWEGQGEPTYFNSLQDRSLLNKESGNLTIFGLENSDNGTYTLELIFNDRKSDFLTFRLTVLAPPSEPQIGCNLSDDNVMLTCAADFQKPLNYSWKITGIATTFWVQDVVIRKGDVDTGGKAACFIEYFETKKSSEITLSQCFPTYQGYGYQKRSRHGLIAALLVCPGVVGTGLLIYLFKRKKAKSGTGGADQRNTPAASMRPPDIEDEETEAASGRGHEDIVEPESYAISN, encoded by the exons ATGAAGCTGGTGGCCCTGCGGGggctggagaagctgctggtCATCGGCTCCTTCTTGG CACACATCTACTGTGAAGAGGAGGTGTTTGGCATTTCCGgagaaaattttacttttccagtaaaatcagacaaaaaaataaacgaAGCTATTTGGACgaaaaacaaagataaagtGGCTGAATGGGAAGGGCAAGGCGAACCAACGTATTTTAATTCTCTCCAGGATAGAAGCTTGCTTAACAAGGAGAGTGGGAACTTGACTATATTTGGACTGGAGAACAGTGATAATGGAACATACACTTtagaacttatttttaatgatagaAAAAGTGATTTCTTAACCTTTAGACTCACTGTGTTAG ctCCCCCTTCTGAACCTCAGATAGGTTGCAACTTGAGTGATGACAACGTCATGCTAACATGTGCAGCAGATTTCCAGAAGCCTCTGAATTATAGTTGGAAGATCACTGGCATAGCAACCACTTTCTGGGTCCAGGATGTTGTGATCCGTAAAGGGGATGTTGATACTGGGGGAAAAGCTGCATGTTTCATTGAATACTTCGAAACGAAAAAGAGCTCCGAAATCACTTTGAGTCAGTGTTTTCCAACTTATCAAG gataCGGATATCAAAAAAGAAGCAGACATGGGCTTATTGCTGCTTTACTTGTATGTCCTGGCGTGGTTGGAACTGGGCTACTAATATACCTGTTCAAAAGAA AAAAAGCTAAATCTGGAACAGGAGGAGCTGATCAGAGGAATACTCCAG CTGCATCTATGCGACCTCCTGACATTGAGGACGAAGAGACAGAAGCAG CATCTGGAAGGGGACATGAGGACATTGTGGAGCCAG
- the CD58 gene encoding lymphocyte function-associated antigen 3 isoform X2 yields MKLVALRGLEKLLVIGSFLAHIYCEEEVFGISGENFTFPVKSDKKINEAIWTKNKDKVAEWEGQGEPTYFNSLQDRSLLNKESGNLTIFGLENSDNGTYTLELIFNDRKSDFLTFRLTVLAPPSEPQIGCNLSDDNVMLTCAADFQKPLNYSWKITGIATTFWVQDVVIRKGDVDTGGKAACFIEYFETKKSSEITLSQCFPTYQGYGYQKRSRHGLIAALLVCPGVVGTGLLIYLFKRKKAKSGTGGADQRNTPDEEEIKNEVNGGRPGNDNIAASMRPPDIEDEETEAASGRGHEDIVEPESYAISN; encoded by the exons ATGAAGCTGGTGGCCCTGCGGGggctggagaagctgctggtCATCGGCTCCTTCTTGG CACACATCTACTGTGAAGAGGAGGTGTTTGGCATTTCCGgagaaaattttacttttccagtaaaatcagacaaaaaaataaacgaAGCTATTTGGACgaaaaacaaagataaagtGGCTGAATGGGAAGGGCAAGGCGAACCAACGTATTTTAATTCTCTCCAGGATAGAAGCTTGCTTAACAAGGAGAGTGGGAACTTGACTATATTTGGACTGGAGAACAGTGATAATGGAACATACACTTtagaacttatttttaatgatagaAAAAGTGATTTCTTAACCTTTAGACTCACTGTGTTAG ctCCCCCTTCTGAACCTCAGATAGGTTGCAACTTGAGTGATGACAACGTCATGCTAACATGTGCAGCAGATTTCCAGAAGCCTCTGAATTATAGTTGGAAGATCACTGGCATAGCAACCACTTTCTGGGTCCAGGATGTTGTGATCCGTAAAGGGGATGTTGATACTGGGGGAAAAGCTGCATGTTTCATTGAATACTTCGAAACGAAAAAGAGCTCCGAAATCACTTTGAGTCAGTGTTTTCCAACTTATCAAG gataCGGATATCAAAAAAGAAGCAGACATGGGCTTATTGCTGCTTTACTTGTATGTCCTGGCGTGGTTGGAACTGGGCTACTAATATACCTGTTCAAAAGAA AAAAAGCTAAATCTGGAACAGGAGGAGCTGATCAGAGGAATACTCCAG atgaggaggaaataaaaaatgaagtaaatggtGGTAGGCCTGGAAATGATAACATAG CTGCATCTATGCGACCTCCTGACATTGAGGACGAAGAGACAGAAGCAG CATCTGGAAGGGGACATGAGGACATTGTGGAGCCAG
- the CD58 gene encoding lymphocyte function-associated antigen 3 isoform X1 translates to MKLVALRGLEKLLVIGSFLAHIYCEEEVFGISGENFTFPVKSDKKINEAIWTKNKDKVAEWEGQGEPTYFNSLQDRSLLNKESGNLTIFGLENSDNGTYTLELIFNDRKSDFLTFRLTVLAPPSEPQIGCNLSDDNVMLTCAADFQKPLNYSWKITGIATTFWVQDVVIRKGDVDTGGKAACFIEYFETKKSSEITLSQCFPTYQGYGYQKRSRHGLIAALLVCPGVVGTGLLIYLFKRKKAKSGTGGADQRNTPDEEEIKNEVNGGRPGNDNIAASMRPPDIEDEETEAASGRGHEDIVEPASVAEDVEDGKC, encoded by the exons ATGAAGCTGGTGGCCCTGCGGGggctggagaagctgctggtCATCGGCTCCTTCTTGG CACACATCTACTGTGAAGAGGAGGTGTTTGGCATTTCCGgagaaaattttacttttccagtaaaatcagacaaaaaaataaacgaAGCTATTTGGACgaaaaacaaagataaagtGGCTGAATGGGAAGGGCAAGGCGAACCAACGTATTTTAATTCTCTCCAGGATAGAAGCTTGCTTAACAAGGAGAGTGGGAACTTGACTATATTTGGACTGGAGAACAGTGATAATGGAACATACACTTtagaacttatttttaatgatagaAAAAGTGATTTCTTAACCTTTAGACTCACTGTGTTAG ctCCCCCTTCTGAACCTCAGATAGGTTGCAACTTGAGTGATGACAACGTCATGCTAACATGTGCAGCAGATTTCCAGAAGCCTCTGAATTATAGTTGGAAGATCACTGGCATAGCAACCACTTTCTGGGTCCAGGATGTTGTGATCCGTAAAGGGGATGTTGATACTGGGGGAAAAGCTGCATGTTTCATTGAATACTTCGAAACGAAAAAGAGCTCCGAAATCACTTTGAGTCAGTGTTTTCCAACTTATCAAG gataCGGATATCAAAAAAGAAGCAGACATGGGCTTATTGCTGCTTTACTTGTATGTCCTGGCGTGGTTGGAACTGGGCTACTAATATACCTGTTCAAAAGAA AAAAAGCTAAATCTGGAACAGGAGGAGCTGATCAGAGGAATACTCCAG atgaggaggaaataaaaaatgaagtaaatggtGGTAGGCCTGGAAATGATAACATAG CTGCATCTATGCGACCTCCTGACATTGAGGACGAAGAGACAGAAGCAG CATCTGGAAGGGGACATGAGGACATTGTGGAGCCAG CAAGTGTTGCCGAGGATGTGGAAGATGGAAAATGCTAG
- the CD58 gene encoding lymphocyte function-associated antigen 3 isoform X3, with product MKLVALRGLEKLLVIGSFLAHIYCEEEVFGISGENFTFPVKSDKKINEAIWTKNKDKVAEWEGQGEPTYFNSLQDRSLLNKESGNLTIFGLENSDNGTYTLELIFNDRKSDFLTFRLTVLAPPSEPQIGCNLSDDNVMLTCAADFQKPLNYSWKITGIATTFWVQDVVIRKGDVDTGGKAACFIEYFETKKSSEITLSQCFPTYQGYGYQKRSRHGLIAALLVCPGVVGTGLLIYLFKRKKAKSGTGGADQRNTPAASMRPPDIEDEETEAASGRGHEDIVEPASVAEDVEDGKC from the exons ATGAAGCTGGTGGCCCTGCGGGggctggagaagctgctggtCATCGGCTCCTTCTTGG CACACATCTACTGTGAAGAGGAGGTGTTTGGCATTTCCGgagaaaattttacttttccagtaaaatcagacaaaaaaataaacgaAGCTATTTGGACgaaaaacaaagataaagtGGCTGAATGGGAAGGGCAAGGCGAACCAACGTATTTTAATTCTCTCCAGGATAGAAGCTTGCTTAACAAGGAGAGTGGGAACTTGACTATATTTGGACTGGAGAACAGTGATAATGGAACATACACTTtagaacttatttttaatgatagaAAAAGTGATTTCTTAACCTTTAGACTCACTGTGTTAG ctCCCCCTTCTGAACCTCAGATAGGTTGCAACTTGAGTGATGACAACGTCATGCTAACATGTGCAGCAGATTTCCAGAAGCCTCTGAATTATAGTTGGAAGATCACTGGCATAGCAACCACTTTCTGGGTCCAGGATGTTGTGATCCGTAAAGGGGATGTTGATACTGGGGGAAAAGCTGCATGTTTCATTGAATACTTCGAAACGAAAAAGAGCTCCGAAATCACTTTGAGTCAGTGTTTTCCAACTTATCAAG gataCGGATATCAAAAAAGAAGCAGACATGGGCTTATTGCTGCTTTACTTGTATGTCCTGGCGTGGTTGGAACTGGGCTACTAATATACCTGTTCAAAAGAA AAAAAGCTAAATCTGGAACAGGAGGAGCTGATCAGAGGAATACTCCAG CTGCATCTATGCGACCTCCTGACATTGAGGACGAAGAGACAGAAGCAG CATCTGGAAGGGGACATGAGGACATTGTGGAGCCAG CAAGTGTTGCCGAGGATGTGGAAGATGGAAAATGCTAG